In the genome of Sphaeramia orbicularis chromosome 13, fSphaOr1.1, whole genome shotgun sequence, one region contains:
- the LOC115431702 gene encoding mRNA decay activator protein ZFP36, whose product MSEMLDNLITKSFLNLAPEDALLPTHSHLPGQSRLNRSASFFCPPSPPALSSHSLSSEHINNDDTSSPFWSSNIWSQAPISKPKQPPFRPDRSMSLTESSSTLLSSFGHMKNLDSFPSGPATTVAPPPGFPPSSSLPAQVPPLLSSNRYKTELCRGFQETGSCKYGSKCQFAHGEDELRGLYRHPKYKTEPCRTFYNFGYCPYGSRCHFIHEEKISGGPLPTGKFQSPRQTAPTVTSGQNPRHQLRQSVSFAGFLGSRSSPPPSFPASLIDPNLGFSRAPSVSPPPADLLSPVFSESLQREAAAFQFGQSRASTGDIHNIPLILEPKASRCVCGHGNKQSALNSRVFPSMEDGHYQDSSSMLLQGPGGHSGFMKSAGLQRFSSEDSLEDSYSSSSGGSSGTESPTFDGSSTKRLTVFERLSLSD is encoded by the exons ATGTCCGAAATGCTTGACAATCTCATCACAAAG AGCTTTCTCAACCTGGCCCCAGAGGATGCCTTGCTCCCCACGCACTCTCATCTCCCAGGGCAGAGTCGGCTGAACAGGTCAGCCTCCTTCTTTTGTCCCCCCTCCCCACCTGCCCTCTCAAGCCACAGCTTGAGCTCTGAGCACATTAACAATGACGACACCAGCAGCCCTTTCTGGTCATCCAACATTTGGAGTCAGGCCCCTATCTCCAAACCCAAACAGCCCCCCTTCAGGCCTGACCGTTCCATGAGCCTCACTGAGTCCAGCAGCACCCTGCTTTCCTCCTTTGGACACATGAAGAATCTGGATTCTTTCCCCTCAGGCCCTGCTACCACTGTGGCTCCTCCACCAGGGTTCCCTCCCTCATCCAGCCTCCCAGCCCAGGTCCCTCCACTGCTGTCCTCTAACCGTTACAAGACTGAACTGTGCCGTGGCTTCCAAGAAACTGGCAGCTGCAAATATGGCAGTAAATGCCAGTTTGCCCATGGCGAGGACGAGCTACGTGGACTGTACCGCCACCCCAAGTACAAGACAGAGCCCTGCAGAACCTTCTACAACTTTGGCTATTGCCCCTACGGTTCACGCTGCCATTTCATCCATGAGGAGAAAATCAGCGGGGGTCCATTACCAACTGGCAAATTCCAGAGTCCCCGGCAGACAGCTCCCACAGTGACCAGTGGTCAGAACCCTCGCCATCAGCTCCGCCAGAGTGTCAGCTTTGCTGGTTTCCTGGGCTCACGCAGCTCCCCTCCTCCATCATTCCCTGCATCCCTCATCGATCCTAACCTGGGCTTCAGTCGTGCCCCTTCTGTTTCTCCACCTCCAGCTGATCTCCTTTCCCCCGTATTCAGTGAATCTCTGCAGCGAGAGGCAGCAGCATTCCAGTTTGGTCAGAGTCGTGCCAGTACTGGAGACATCCACAACATTCCTCTCATCCTGGAACCAAAGGCCTCACGCTGTGTGTGCGGCCATGGAAATAAACAATCTGCCCTGAACAGCAGAGTCTTCCCCAGCATGGAGGATGGGCActaccaagacagcagcagcatgcTGTTGCAGGGTCCTGGAGGTCACAGTGGATTCATGAAATCTGCTGGACTCCAGCGTTTCTCCTCTGAAGATTCCCTGGAGGAcagctacagcagcagcagtggaggTTCCAGCGGCACCGAGTCTCCAACATTCGATGGATCATCCACCAAGAGGCTCACTGTGTTTGAACGTCTCTCCCTGTCTGACTAA